The following coding sequences lie in one Epinephelus lanceolatus isolate andai-2023 chromosome 24, ASM4190304v1, whole genome shotgun sequence genomic window:
- the LOC117249994 gene encoding CD59 glycoprotein-like: MKRSLGICLVICSALIGLGSAIRCYSCKDYTASCTKQRECSYDDACLTLTERGGMTYRQCLKYSDCEYGRLSQMFPQVSSFTFKCCNSDLCNSAPSSASMSVIGLLASAAVMWWCVH, encoded by the exons ATGAAGCGCTCCCTGGGGATCTGTCTGGTGATCTGCTCCGCTCTGATCGGACTGG gatcggCCATCCGGTGTTACAGCTGTAAGGACTACACAGCCAGCTGCACCAAACAACGAGAGTGTAGCTATGACGACGCCTGTCTCACACTCACCGAGAGAG GTGGAATGACTTACCGTCAGTGTCTGAAGTACTCAGACTGTGAGTACGGCCGACTGTCCCAAATGTTCCCCCAG GTCTCCAGTTTCACCTTCAAGTGCTGCAACTCAGATCTGTGTAACTCCGCCCCCTCCTCTGCATCGATGTCTGTGATTGGTCTTCTGGCCTCAGCGGCAGTCATGTGGTGGTGTGTCCACTGA
- the dytn gene encoding dystrotelin isoform X1, whose amino-acid sequence MMMSLFVLALPCDFRLKLVMDLDSIEGLNEIRPSIYRVAMKLLSLQRLCHLDVVTVRHITAALHSQQEVELNRQEVTQTLDRMFHSVSQDVPGHVTVAAPEETCSLMFKLNDRTQSGFISAVSLQTSLIALSAETLLGKYRAVVRVAGDGSGSVSRSGVRSVLQDLSQVPAAVQEEGVFGEVEAAVRSCFNGVLTPKATEEHVLAWLQNEPRLLLWLPTLYRLSVSQSVSHTVRCHTCKTLPITGLRYRCMKCVNVHLCQSCFLTDRQTRKHKTYHPVLEFCTQPTWKESLSSLVHSARHALLPRQYTQREVDRRRVLMWAEPGQTQDSAPPPSDASTRLAASAVSHGQARPPTCSFSSKALQTDEETPTQELKASALLTEVRNLQRDKWLMEQQLQAWRLTVQSEQSILEDRCSEMEVTMETLREHNLRLQSTLTQALNKMEAQERTDNPPQSLDQENMENTERANFTPTSDTEINTEEEDEVLLKTEDEWSEELQTPSPTIHQDTLLTHDTNCEEEEEESAGGWFLCHPLVQQDRAEEAEPQEEDTGLSEEEEEACGMCSPEELLQETVERLKTVMETDRWRQRQTGESKREELLEAADQVGDSIHHLVDAVRTDTH is encoded by the exons atgatgatgtcattatttgTCCTGGCGTTACCTTGTGATTTCAGACTGAAACTCGTCATGGATCTGGACAGCATCG AGGGACTGAATGAAATCCGCCCGTCCATCTACAGAGTGGCCATGAAGCTCCTgtctctgcagagactctgtcaCC TGGACGTGGTGACCGTTCGACACATCACGGCAGCCCTCCACTCACAGCAGGAAGTGGAGCTGAACCGGCAGGAAGTGACCCAGACTCTGGACAGGATGTTCCACAGTGTGTCACAGGACGTTCCGGGTCATGTGACGGTGGCGGCTCCAGAGGAGACGTGCAGTCTGATGTTCAAACTCAACGACCG gacTCAGTCTGGTTTCATATCAGCGGTGTCTCTTCAAACATCTCTCATCGCTCTGTCAGCTGAAACTCTGTTGGGAAAATACAGAG ctgtggTCCGTGTTGCCGGGGACGGTTCAGGATCTGTCAGCAGGTCTGGAGTCAGGTCTGTGCTGCAGGACCTCAGCCAG GTCCCTGCGGCGGTGCAGGAGGAGGGAGTGTTTGGTGAAGTGGAGGCGGCAGTGAGGTCGTGTTTTAACGGG GTGCTGACGCCAAAGGCCACTGAAGAACACGTGTTGGCGTGGCTGCAGAATGAGCCACgcctgttgctatggttacccACTTTGTATCGCCTGTCCGTCAGTCAGAGTGTCAGTCACACTGTCCGCTGCCACACCTGCAAGACCCTGCCCATCACGGGACTCAG GTATCGCTGCATGAAGTGTGTGAACGTCCACCTGTGTCAGAGCTGCTTCCTGACGGACAGACAAACGAGGAAACACAAGACTTACCACCCAGTGCTTGAGTTCTGCACACAG CCCACCTGGAAGGAGTCTCTTTCCTCGTTAGTGCACAGCGCTCGACACGCCCTGTTGCCACGGCAATACACTCAGAGAGAGGTCGACAGGAGGAGGGTCCTGATGTGGGCGGAgccaggtcagactcaggacaG TGCTCCGCCCCCCTCTGACGCCTCAACACGACTGGCTGCCTCAGCCGTCAGTCACGGTCAGGCGCGACCTCCTACCTGCTCGTTTTCATCCAAAGCTCTGCAGACTGACGAGGAGACACCGACTCAGGAG CTGAAGGCGTCTGCTCTGCTCACTGAGGTCAGAAACCTGCAGAGAGACAAATG gctgatggagcagcagctgcaggcgTGGAGGCTCACcgtccaatcagagcagagcatCCTGGAGGACAGGTGCTCCGAGATGGAGgttaccatggaaacactgAGAGAACACAACCTCCGTCTGCAGAGCACGCTCACACAG GCTCTGAACAAGATGGAGGCCCAGGAACGCACGGACAACCCGCCACAGAGCCTTGACCAGGAGAACATGGAGAACACGGAGAGAGCAAACTTTACACCAACTTCTGACACAGAGATaaacacagaagaggaagacgaAGTGCTGCTGAAGACTGAAGACGAGTGGAGCGAAGAACTACAAACTCCATCCCCCACAATTCACCAGGACACACTTCTGACACATGACACCAACtgtgaggaagaagaggaggagtcCGCAGGTGGCTGGTTTCTCTGTCATCCTTTAGTACAACAGGACAGAGCGGAGGAGGCGGAGCCACAGGAGGAGGACACCGGTCTgtctgaagaggaagaggaggcttGTGGGATGTGTAGTCCAGAGGAGCTACTGCAGGAGACTGTAGAGAGACTGAAGACTgtgatggagacagacagatggagacagagacagacag GTGAGAGCAAGAGGGAGGAGCTTCTGGAGGCTGCAGACCAGGTGGGAGACTCGATACACCACCTGGTGGACGCTGTCAGAactgacacacactga
- the dytn gene encoding dystrotelin isoform X2, translating into MDLDSIEGLNEIRPSIYRVAMKLLSLQRLCHLDVVTVRHITAALHSQQEVELNRQEVTQTLDRMFHSVSQDVPGHVTVAAPEETCSLMFKLNDRTQSGFISAVSLQTSLIALSAETLLGKYRAVVRVAGDGSGSVSRSGVRSVLQDLSQVPAAVQEEGVFGEVEAAVRSCFNGVLTPKATEEHVLAWLQNEPRLLLWLPTLYRLSVSQSVSHTVRCHTCKTLPITGLRYRCMKCVNVHLCQSCFLTDRQTRKHKTYHPVLEFCTQPTWKESLSSLVHSARHALLPRQYTQREVDRRRVLMWAEPGQTQDSAPPPSDASTRLAASAVSHGQARPPTCSFSSKALQTDEETPTQELKASALLTEVRNLQRDKWLMEQQLQAWRLTVQSEQSILEDRCSEMEVTMETLREHNLRLQSTLTQALNKMEAQERTDNPPQSLDQENMENTERANFTPTSDTEINTEEEDEVLLKTEDEWSEELQTPSPTIHQDTLLTHDTNCEEEEEESAGGWFLCHPLVQQDRAEEAEPQEEDTGLSEEEEEACGMCSPEELLQETVERLKTVMETDRWRQRQTGESKREELLEAADQVGDSIHHLVDAVRTDTH; encoded by the exons ATGGATCTGGACAGCATCG AGGGACTGAATGAAATCCGCCCGTCCATCTACAGAGTGGCCATGAAGCTCCTgtctctgcagagactctgtcaCC TGGACGTGGTGACCGTTCGACACATCACGGCAGCCCTCCACTCACAGCAGGAAGTGGAGCTGAACCGGCAGGAAGTGACCCAGACTCTGGACAGGATGTTCCACAGTGTGTCACAGGACGTTCCGGGTCATGTGACGGTGGCGGCTCCAGAGGAGACGTGCAGTCTGATGTTCAAACTCAACGACCG gacTCAGTCTGGTTTCATATCAGCGGTGTCTCTTCAAACATCTCTCATCGCTCTGTCAGCTGAAACTCTGTTGGGAAAATACAGAG ctgtggTCCGTGTTGCCGGGGACGGTTCAGGATCTGTCAGCAGGTCTGGAGTCAGGTCTGTGCTGCAGGACCTCAGCCAG GTCCCTGCGGCGGTGCAGGAGGAGGGAGTGTTTGGTGAAGTGGAGGCGGCAGTGAGGTCGTGTTTTAACGGG GTGCTGACGCCAAAGGCCACTGAAGAACACGTGTTGGCGTGGCTGCAGAATGAGCCACgcctgttgctatggttacccACTTTGTATCGCCTGTCCGTCAGTCAGAGTGTCAGTCACACTGTCCGCTGCCACACCTGCAAGACCCTGCCCATCACGGGACTCAG GTATCGCTGCATGAAGTGTGTGAACGTCCACCTGTGTCAGAGCTGCTTCCTGACGGACAGACAAACGAGGAAACACAAGACTTACCACCCAGTGCTTGAGTTCTGCACACAG CCCACCTGGAAGGAGTCTCTTTCCTCGTTAGTGCACAGCGCTCGACACGCCCTGTTGCCACGGCAATACACTCAGAGAGAGGTCGACAGGAGGAGGGTCCTGATGTGGGCGGAgccaggtcagactcaggacaG TGCTCCGCCCCCCTCTGACGCCTCAACACGACTGGCTGCCTCAGCCGTCAGTCACGGTCAGGCGCGACCTCCTACCTGCTCGTTTTCATCCAAAGCTCTGCAGACTGACGAGGAGACACCGACTCAGGAG CTGAAGGCGTCTGCTCTGCTCACTGAGGTCAGAAACCTGCAGAGAGACAAATG gctgatggagcagcagctgcaggcgTGGAGGCTCACcgtccaatcagagcagagcatCCTGGAGGACAGGTGCTCCGAGATGGAGgttaccatggaaacactgAGAGAACACAACCTCCGTCTGCAGAGCACGCTCACACAG GCTCTGAACAAGATGGAGGCCCAGGAACGCACGGACAACCCGCCACAGAGCCTTGACCAGGAGAACATGGAGAACACGGAGAGAGCAAACTTTACACCAACTTCTGACACAGAGATaaacacagaagaggaagacgaAGTGCTGCTGAAGACTGAAGACGAGTGGAGCGAAGAACTACAAACTCCATCCCCCACAATTCACCAGGACACACTTCTGACACATGACACCAACtgtgaggaagaagaggaggagtcCGCAGGTGGCTGGTTTCTCTGTCATCCTTTAGTACAACAGGACAGAGCGGAGGAGGCGGAGCCACAGGAGGAGGACACCGGTCTgtctgaagaggaagaggaggcttGTGGGATGTGTAGTCCAGAGGAGCTACTGCAGGAGACTGTAGAGAGACTGAAGACTgtgatggagacagacagatggagacagagacagacag GTGAGAGCAAGAGGGAGGAGCTTCTGGAGGCTGCAGACCAGGTGGGAGACTCGATACACCACCTGGTGGACGCTGTCAGAactgacacacactga